The following are from one region of the Paraglaciecola sp. L1A13 genome:
- a CDS encoding sulfite exporter TauE/SafE family protein, whose product MDPALFILLVCIGLGAVVGLFAGLLGIGGGLIIVPSLLYLLTEYVHLPLKVAMPMAIATSLSTIVLTAISSSRAHYKLGNLRQFYLLWTGLGISVGAIIGPQFATMIPAESLKTLFAILVLVIAAQMILLGNKSAKRDVSKEILLLIGVITGCISSVMGIGGGAIMVPALLWCRVDIRIAIGCAAFSGLVIALFGSASFIVAGWNNEHLPQWAVGFIYLPATLGIVCTSVFTAGFGAKLSRTLNTQLLKKIFAGFLIIVSLRMLLG is encoded by the coding sequence GTGGATCCTGCATTATTTATATTATTGGTGTGCATAGGCCTCGGGGCCGTTGTGGGCTTATTCGCAGGTTTATTAGGCATCGGTGGTGGCTTAATCATTGTGCCATCTTTACTCTATCTATTAACTGAATACGTACACTTACCACTTAAGGTAGCCATGCCTATGGCTATCGCCACCTCACTTTCAACGATTGTGCTGACTGCTATTTCTTCATCTCGAGCCCATTATAAACTTGGGAACTTAAGGCAATTTTATTTACTTTGGACTGGGTTAGGCATTTCGGTTGGCGCGATCATCGGTCCGCAATTTGCCACGATGATCCCCGCCGAGTCGTTAAAGACTTTGTTTGCGATTTTGGTGTTAGTGATTGCAGCACAAATGATCTTGCTGGGGAACAAGAGCGCTAAACGCGATGTCTCTAAGGAGATATTGCTGCTTATTGGTGTGATCACTGGGTGTATATCTTCGGTGATGGGGATAGGCGGAGGTGCTATTATGGTGCCCGCTTTATTATGGTGCCGAGTGGATATTCGTATCGCAATCGGTTGTGCCGCCTTTAGTGGATTAGTTATTGCGCTATTTGGATCCGCCAGCTTTATTGTCGCTGGCTGGAACAACGAACATTTACCTCAATGGGCAGTCGGTTTTATTTATTTGCCTGCTACTTTAGGTATTGTTTGCACATCGGTCTTTACAGCAGGTTTTGGTGCGAAGCTAAGTCGCACCTTGAATACACAACTTTTAAAGAAAATTTTTGCCGGCTTTTTAATTATTGTTAGCCTTCGAATGTTACTAGGATAA
- the lgt gene encoding prolipoprotein diacylglyceryl transferase: MVSSYFTFPQIDPIIFSVGPLSLRWYGLMYLIGFAAAFWLAGVRLSRTNWTKDQLSDLLFWGFLGVILGGRIGYVFFYQFDLFLSDPMYLFKIWTGGMSFHGGLLGVIVALWWFSRKAKCSFLQVGDFIVPLVPIGLGAGRIGNFINAELWGRTTDVSWGVIFPGAGSLPRHPSQLYEFALEGVALFIILWLYSRKPRPVGAVSGLFLVCYGCFRFFVEFFREPDQHIGLYEGAFSMGISQGQILSAPMIIGGLVLMIWSLRRNKMVETPAMQHKGVKA; this comes from the coding sequence ATGGTAAGTAGTTATTTTACATTTCCGCAGATAGACCCCATCATTTTTAGTGTTGGGCCTCTTAGTTTGCGTTGGTATGGCTTGATGTACCTTATCGGCTTTGCTGCCGCATTTTGGCTTGCCGGCGTCCGTTTATCACGTACTAACTGGACAAAAGACCAACTGAGCGATTTGTTATTTTGGGGCTTCTTAGGGGTGATTTTAGGGGGACGGATCGGCTACGTATTTTTCTATCAATTTGATCTCTTTCTATCTGATCCCATGTATCTGTTTAAAATATGGACTGGCGGTATGTCCTTCCATGGTGGGTTATTAGGGGTTATCGTTGCATTGTGGTGGTTCTCTCGTAAAGCCAAATGTAGTTTTCTGCAAGTGGGAGATTTTATTGTGCCGTTGGTGCCCATTGGCTTAGGGGCAGGGCGTATTGGTAATTTTATTAATGCCGAACTGTGGGGACGCACCACGGATGTATCTTGGGGCGTTATATTTCCAGGTGCTGGTTCCTTACCGCGCCATCCATCACAATTGTATGAATTTGCCCTTGAAGGCGTTGCTTTGTTTATCATTCTTTGGCTTTATTCACGCAAGCCACGTCCTGTAGGGGCGGTTAGCGGACTGTTCTTGGTCTGTTATGGTTGCTTCCGTTTCTTTGTGGAGTTCTTCCGTGAACCGGATCAACATATTGGACTTTATGAAGGAGCATTTTCAATGGGAATTTCTCAAGGGCAAATATTGTCTGCTCCCATGATTATTGGTGGGCTTGTACTCATGATTTGGTCGTTACGTCGCAATAAGATGGTAGAGACCCCAGCAATGCAGCACAAGGGTGTGAAAGCTTAA
- a CDS encoding RhlG family 3-oxoacyl-ACP reductase has translation MLENLFSMQGKVCVVTGGSRGLGAFMAQGFLEAGAKRVYITARKAQACLDTAKELSKFGDCVALVGDVATSEGVMDLVKQINEREQHIDVLVNNAGTAWGAPFGQFPEKGWDKVMDLNVKSPFFLTQALMPLLEKNATSENTSAVINIGSIAGIVGNGLDNFSYAVSKTAIHQMTRVLANELVGKHIRVNAIAPGRFYSKMTEFLSEDKEAFEEELQSIPMRRWGEASDIAGVAVMLASRASAFMTGQILPIDGGTTLVN, from the coding sequence ATGCTGGAAAATTTGTTTTCAATGCAGGGCAAAGTATGCGTGGTTACTGGTGGATCGCGCGGTTTAGGTGCTTTTATGGCGCAGGGCTTTTTAGAAGCCGGTGCCAAACGCGTTTATATTACTGCTCGCAAGGCGCAGGCATGTTTGGACACGGCCAAAGAATTGAGTAAGTTTGGCGACTGTGTCGCGCTGGTGGGCGATGTCGCCACAAGTGAAGGCGTGATGGACCTAGTGAAGCAAATCAATGAGCGTGAGCAACATATTGATGTATTAGTGAATAACGCAGGGACCGCTTGGGGCGCACCTTTTGGTCAGTTCCCTGAGAAGGGGTGGGACAAAGTAATGGATCTCAACGTGAAGAGCCCGTTCTTTTTGACTCAAGCACTGATGCCACTGCTGGAAAAAAATGCGACGAGTGAGAATACATCAGCGGTCATTAATATTGGCTCTATTGCGGGTATTGTTGGTAATGGACTGGATAACTTCAGCTATGCCGTTTCTAAGACAGCAATTCATCAAATGACGCGTGTATTGGCTAATGAACTGGTGGGTAAGCACATTCGCGTCAATGCGATTGCTCCAGGACGTTTTTATTCAAAGATGACCGAGTTTTTAAGCGAAGATAAAGAAGCATTCGAAGAAGAGTTACAGTCTATTCCTATGCGTCGCTGGGGAGAAGCGTCTGATATTGCTGGCGTAGCTGTTATGTTAGCAAGCCGGGCTAGCGCGTTTATGACTGGGCAGATATTACCGATTGATGGCGGCACCACACTCGTTAACTAA
- a CDS encoding Dps family protein has product MTTINIGINEADRLKIADGLKALLADTYTLYLQTHNFHWNVTGPQFRELHLMFEEQYTELATAVDDIAERIRTLDIAAPGTYKEFAKLSSIKEVDGVPEASEMVDLLTKGHEQVVKTSREVLKLAQAGDDESTAALVSDRMRIHEKTSWMLRATRK; this is encoded by the coding sequence ATGACGACCATCAATATCGGTATCAATGAAGCAGACAGATTGAAGATTGCTGACGGACTAAAAGCTTTGTTGGCAGATACTTATACTTTGTATCTACAAACCCATAATTTCCATTGGAATGTGACTGGCCCACAATTTCGTGAATTGCATTTAATGTTTGAAGAGCAATACACTGAGCTTGCCACAGCAGTAGACGACATTGCTGAACGTATTCGTACCTTAGACATAGCGGCCCCAGGCACGTATAAAGAATTCGCAAAACTAAGCTCTATCAAAGAAGTTGACGGTGTGCCAGAAGCCTCAGAAATGGTTGACCTGCTAACAAAAGGTCATGAACAAGTCGTGAAAACCTCACGAGAAGTATTGAAATTAGCTCAGGCGGGTGATGATGAATCTACTGCGGCGTTAGTATCTGACCGCATGCGTATCCATGAAAAGACCTCTTGGATGTTACGCGCAACAAGAAAGTAA
- a CDS encoding CPBP family intramembrane glutamic endopeptidase: protein MHLLRWSELTVLFLCTPLLILFLVSDYDTWLMPLLILMGGYCLWLLWRDVDFKRFRLFNTHDFWMHIRASLKLFVPAAIALGLLVYYFAPQILFKLPREDLQFWLITLAIYPIISVIPQELIFRTFFFHRYKGIIPSKNIRWALSTLSFSLAHVVYGNWIAVGLSGIGGVLFGYRYMQSRSTLVVVIEHSLWGSYLFTLGVGVFLLTQNI from the coding sequence ATGCATTTGCTACGTTGGTCTGAGCTGACCGTTCTATTTTTATGTACCCCGCTGTTAATATTGTTCCTCGTCTCAGACTACGACACTTGGTTGATGCCATTATTGATTTTGATGGGGGGTTATTGTCTGTGGTTACTGTGGAGAGACGTCGACTTCAAACGTTTTCGCCTGTTTAATACCCATGATTTTTGGATGCATATTCGCGCGTCCTTAAAACTCTTCGTGCCAGCGGCTATCGCGCTCGGGTTGCTAGTGTATTATTTTGCACCACAAATTCTATTTAAATTGCCCAGAGAAGATCTCCAGTTTTGGTTGATAACTTTGGCTATTTATCCAATTATTTCGGTTATTCCACAAGAGCTAATCTTTAGAACGTTCTTTTTTCATCGGTATAAAGGCATTATCCCCTCGAAAAATATACGCTGGGCTCTGAGTACGTTGAGTTTCTCTCTTGCTCATGTGGTTTACGGAAACTGGATAGCAGTCGGCTTATCAGGTATTGGTGGGGTGCTTTTTGGATATCGCTATATGCAATCACGTTCAACATTAGTTGTTGTTATTGAGCACTCTCTGTGGGGTTCATATTTATTTACCCTAGGAGTTGGCGTGTTTTTGCTGACGCAAAATATTTAA
- a CDS encoding outer membrane protein transport protein has product MKLNKILLAAGLSTLSLNSFAAAFQLSEHSASGLGRAFAGDAAIAENASVVARNPALMSQFSENQLSVVGTYIVPDVSLTGESAPEYSSAAGLDDDSIAPEAFVPATYFVMPIDDKFAVGFGLFSNFGLATEFDEDYAAGQLAGKTEIVTINFNSSVSYKLNDRLTVAGGLNVIYADATITRHLGDFSNALAANGITVPASTLAVDLEGDDYGYGYNLGVAYDIDENSRFGFHYRSKVDITFDGTYTNELPLIPSVFPNGQAGESQPGTVNIELPAIAEFSGSHKLDEKWGLHYSVMWTHWSSFERLEAYVPSQEDPIFEKEENFSDSFRYAIGTDYQLNAKVKLRAGIAYDETPTDSQLLSISIPDTNRLWLSAGANYLLDDSSSIDLGLSIVRGQDRTFTEADDAGGEWEFSSEGNAFILAAQYNYAF; this is encoded by the coding sequence ATGAAATTAAATAAAATCCTTTTAGCGGCAGGTTTAAGCACCTTATCATTGAACTCCTTCGCTGCTGCCTTTCAACTATCAGAGCACAGTGCTTCTGGTTTAGGGCGGGCCTTTGCTGGTGACGCCGCAATCGCTGAAAATGCCTCTGTTGTTGCCCGTAACCCAGCTTTGATGTCACAGTTTAGCGAGAATCAATTGTCTGTTGTTGGTACATATATTGTTCCTGATGTGAGCCTGACGGGCGAGAGCGCACCAGAATATTCTAGTGCCGCTGGGTTAGACGATGACAGTATTGCCCCCGAAGCCTTTGTACCTGCTACTTACTTTGTTATGCCTATTGATGACAAATTCGCCGTGGGATTTGGTCTATTCTCAAATTTCGGACTTGCTACAGAGTTTGATGAAGATTATGCGGCGGGACAGTTAGCGGGTAAAACTGAAATTGTGACCATCAATTTTAACAGCAGTGTTTCCTATAAGCTAAATGATCGCTTAACGGTTGCTGGTGGATTAAATGTTATTTATGCCGATGCAACGATTACCCGTCACTTAGGGGATTTCAGTAACGCCTTAGCTGCTAATGGTATAACTGTGCCTGCTAGTACGTTGGCTGTTGACTTAGAAGGCGATGACTACGGTTACGGATATAACTTAGGCGTAGCTTACGATATTGATGAAAACTCTCGCTTCGGATTCCATTACCGCAGTAAAGTTGATATCACCTTTGACGGTACGTATACCAATGAATTACCGCTTATCCCTAGCGTATTTCCCAATGGTCAGGCCGGTGAATCACAACCAGGTACAGTAAATATAGAATTACCTGCGATAGCTGAATTTTCAGGTAGTCATAAGTTAGACGAAAAATGGGGTCTTCATTACAGCGTAATGTGGACCCACTGGAGCAGTTTTGAGCGTTTAGAAGCGTACGTTCCTAGCCAAGAAGATCCTATTTTTGAAAAAGAAGAAAACTTTTCTGATAGCTTCCGTTACGCCATTGGTACCGATTACCAGTTAAATGCAAAAGTGAAATTGCGTGCTGGTATTGCTTACGACGAAACACCTACTGACTCTCAGTTGTTGTCAATTTCAATCCCTGATACCAATCGTTTGTGGTTAAGCGCCGGCGCAAACTACTTACTTGATGACAGTTCATCGATTGACTTAGGATTAAGCATTGTTCGTGGTCAAGATCGCACGTTTACTGAAGCAGATGATGCGGGTGGTGAGTGGGAGTTTAGTAGTGAAGGCAACGCTTTTATTTTAGCAGCCCAGTATAACTACGCATTCTAA
- a CDS encoding DMT family transporter, translated as MSLWIPFTLMAAFMQSWRNAFQKRLSADVDTLGVTLARFILAVPMAAIYVSLLFYYGDTEIPLMEWHFYLIIILGAISQIFATALMVTLFRLRNFAMGVGLAKSEAVIAAVLGALFFAAPLSYIAWIGVLIGGIAVWLMSVPKGMRNISWPTLIIGLASGLCFAFTTLLVREASLMTKLPFLLGAGYVLFWVLLVQTIIMLVWLLIRRPITLRALWARPKLVFVISFCSFVGSIGWFTAMSLETVALVKTLGQVEIFFTLLISAKWFREKLQRSDKLGLGMILVGAIFVILA; from the coding sequence ATGAGTTTGTGGATCCCGTTTACGTTAATGGCTGCATTTATGCAGTCTTGGCGAAATGCATTTCAAAAACGTTTGAGTGCTGACGTTGACACATTAGGCGTTACTCTTGCGCGCTTTATACTCGCCGTTCCTATGGCGGCTATCTACGTATCTCTTCTGTTCTATTATGGTGATACTGAGATCCCCCTAATGGAATGGCATTTTTATCTAATTATCATTCTCGGGGCAATATCACAGATATTTGCCACAGCTTTAATGGTTACGTTATTTCGTCTACGTAATTTTGCCATGGGCGTTGGCTTAGCTAAAAGTGAAGCCGTTATTGCAGCCGTTTTAGGGGCGTTATTCTTTGCGGCGCCGCTATCTTATATAGCTTGGATTGGCGTACTTATCGGTGGGATTGCCGTATGGCTAATGAGTGTGCCAAAAGGCATGAGAAATATATCATGGCCAACGCTGATAATAGGCCTAGCTAGCGGGCTATGTTTCGCATTTACAACGCTTTTGGTACGTGAAGCTAGCTTAATGACGAAGCTGCCGTTTTTACTAGGTGCGGGTTATGTGTTGTTTTGGGTTTTACTCGTACAAACCATTATCATGCTGGTGTGGCTACTAATCCGCAGACCCATTACTCTGCGCGCACTATGGGCAAGGCCCAAACTGGTATTTGTCATTAGCTTTTGTAGTTTTGTAGGTTCGATTGGTTGGTTCACCGCGATGAGTTTGGAAACAGTGGCTTTAGTGAAAACCTTGGGGCAAGTAGAGATTTTCTTTACTCTACTGATTTCAGCAAAATGGTTCAGAGAAAAATTACAACGTTCAGATAAGTTGGGTTTAGGAATGATACTTGTCGGTGCGATATTTGTTATTTTGGCATAA
- a CDS encoding thymidylate synthase — protein MKQYLDLCRRIVDDGIWVNNERTGKKCLTVINADLSYDVANGEFPLVTTRKSFYKSAIAEMIGYIRGYDNAADFRKIGTSTWDANANENEAWLNNPYRKGDDDCGLIYGKIGRNFPKPDGGSIDLLAKIVHDLKNGIDDRGEILTFYHPGAFHMGCLRPCMYSHHFSLLGDTLYLNSTQRSCDVPLGLNFNMVQVYFLLAIVAQITGKKAGMAYHKIVNAHIYEDQLELMRDVQLAREPLAIPKLIINPEIKSLKDLETWVTMDDFSIEGYEHHPAIKYPFSV, from the coding sequence ATGAAACAATATCTGGATTTATGCCGACGCATAGTCGACGATGGCATATGGGTAAATAATGAAAGAACCGGTAAAAAATGTCTGACGGTCATCAACGCCGATCTCAGTTATGATGTTGCAAATGGTGAGTTCCCGCTGGTTACGACCCGTAAAAGCTTTTATAAGTCAGCGATAGCTGAAATGATTGGCTACATTCGCGGCTACGATAACGCTGCAGATTTTCGAAAAATAGGCACGTCAACATGGGATGCAAATGCCAATGAAAACGAAGCTTGGTTGAATAATCCCTATCGTAAAGGTGACGACGACTGCGGATTAATTTATGGCAAAATAGGACGAAACTTTCCCAAACCCGATGGTGGGAGTATCGATTTGTTGGCCAAAATTGTGCACGACCTGAAAAACGGCATTGATGATCGTGGTGAAATTCTCACCTTTTATCACCCTGGGGCTTTTCATATGGGCTGCCTTCGTCCGTGCATGTACAGCCATCACTTTTCCTTACTGGGCGATACTTTATATTTAAATAGTACACAGCGTAGTTGCGACGTGCCTCTAGGTCTGAATTTCAATATGGTACAAGTCTATTTCCTTCTGGCCATCGTAGCTCAGATTACGGGCAAGAAAGCTGGTATGGCATACCATAAGATAGTTAATGCACATATTTATGAAGATCAACTTGAACTGATGCGCGATGTCCAGTTGGCACGTGAACCACTGGCCATACCAAAGCTCATTATTAATCCAGAGATTAAGTCACTAAAAGACTTGGAAACCTGGGTCACTATGGATGACTTTAGTATAGAGGGCTATGAGCACCATCCGGCTATCAAGTACCCTTTCTCAGTATAA
- a CDS encoding response regulator, translated as MTTSVLICDDSAFARRQMARSIPDGWDVEMHFAENGKEAIEFIEQGKGDVMFLDLNMPVMDGYQTMQVVKDQDLPTMVIVVSGDVQPEAHKKMLALGAIAFIGKPVDNQKLCDILRQYGIYAGKPSAQARKDNFAVIESHSQGAELDAYREMANVAMGRAGEQLAKLLGEFIRLPIPNVNLITHNELHMAISDVKNSDSISAVSHGFIGAGINGEALVLFDDANFVNMGKLLKYSQKSSISEFELEVLMDISNILVAACLNALSEQLNVSFSHNHPIILGRHCDIDQVLENNSQRWDKILAIEIAYAINSQDIQFDLLLLFPGHAMELVYDKLLKTSL; from the coding sequence ATGACAACGTCAGTTCTTATTTGTGATGACTCCGCTTTTGCTCGTCGGCAGATGGCTCGTTCTATCCCTGACGGATGGGATGTGGAAATGCACTTTGCTGAAAACGGCAAAGAAGCAATAGAGTTTATAGAGCAAGGTAAAGGCGATGTTATGTTTTTAGACTTGAATATGCCGGTGATGGATGGTTACCAAACAATGCAAGTTGTTAAGGATCAAGACTTACCCACCATGGTGATTGTTGTCTCAGGTGATGTTCAGCCAGAAGCGCACAAAAAAATGTTAGCGTTGGGGGCGATTGCGTTTATCGGCAAACCCGTCGATAACCAAAAGCTGTGTGACATTCTGCGTCAATATGGCATTTACGCGGGAAAGCCAAGTGCCCAAGCGCGCAAGGATAATTTCGCGGTCATTGAATCCCACAGTCAAGGGGCTGAACTCGATGCTTATCGAGAAATGGCCAATGTCGCCATGGGGCGAGCTGGTGAACAATTGGCTAAGTTACTCGGGGAGTTTATTCGGTTACCTATTCCAAACGTAAATCTTATTACCCATAACGAATTGCATATGGCGATTTCTGATGTGAAGAATAGTGATAGTATATCTGCTGTATCCCATGGTTTTATTGGTGCAGGCATTAATGGTGAAGCATTAGTGCTGTTTGATGATGCAAATTTTGTCAACATGGGTAAGCTGCTCAAATACAGCCAAAAAAGCTCAATATCAGAATTTGAATTAGAAGTGTTGATGGATATTTCTAATATTTTGGTTGCGGCATGTTTGAATGCCTTATCAGAGCAGCTGAATGTCAGCTTTAGTCATAATCATCCCATTATTTTGGGACGCCATTGCGATATCGATCAAGTACTTGAAAATAACAGCCAGCGATGGGATAAAATTTTAGCAATTGAAATTGCCTACGCAATTAACTCACAAGATATCCAATTTGATCTGTTGCTGTTATTTCCAGGTCATGCCATGGAATTGGTTTACGATAAATTGCTCAAAACCTCACTTTAG
- a CDS encoding GGDEF domain-containing protein, whose amino-acid sequence MRDTNDIAEMHWKHDLLGSIEVGIVVVDRDYRVVVWNQFMENHSSIVPSMIRGKSLFDSFSEIDENWLRAKAEPVFSLKSPVFVIWEQRPYLFHFGANRPITSPSKFMYQNITIFPLASLSGHVDQMCIIVYDVTDQAVSKKAVDALNIKLEQLSRVDGLTEIFNRRYWEEQLSREFKRNMRSPGNSSVIMLDIDHFKKINDTYGHPAGDEVIRQLAKLISHVSRETDICGRYGGEEFTILLPDTAAENVMVLAQRIRQSVEKLTIEYEQQSISFTVSVGIAQFDPAFEQHTQWLERVDKALYQAKTGGRNQVVIA is encoded by the coding sequence GTGCGGGACACAAACGACATAGCAGAAATGCATTGGAAGCATGATTTACTAGGCTCTATTGAGGTTGGTATTGTGGTGGTAGACCGTGATTACCGTGTAGTGGTTTGGAATCAATTTATGGAAAATCACAGTAGTATCGTTCCGAGTATGATCCGTGGGAAATCGCTGTTCGATAGTTTTTCTGAAATAGATGAGAACTGGTTGCGAGCTAAAGCTGAGCCTGTATTCTCACTGAAAAGTCCGGTTTTTGTCATTTGGGAACAACGCCCTTATTTATTTCACTTTGGTGCCAATAGACCGATTACTTCACCTTCCAAATTCATGTATCAAAATATCACTATTTTTCCTCTTGCTTCGTTATCTGGTCATGTTGATCAGATGTGTATAATTGTATATGACGTGACTGATCAAGCAGTAAGCAAGAAAGCAGTTGATGCGCTAAACATTAAATTGGAGCAGTTAAGTCGAGTAGACGGTTTAACTGAAATTTTTAATCGCCGTTATTGGGAAGAGCAACTCAGTAGAGAATTTAAGCGAAACATGCGCAGTCCAGGAAATTCATCGGTCATCATGTTGGATATCGATCATTTTAAAAAAATTAATGATACCTATGGTCACCCTGCGGGCGATGAAGTTATTCGCCAATTGGCAAAATTAATCAGCCATGTCTCTAGGGAGACGGACATCTGCGGTCGATATGGAGGAGAGGAGTTCACAATCTTGCTGCCCGATACTGCTGCGGAAAATGTCATGGTACTTGCCCAACGTATACGTCAGTCGGTTGAAAAGCTAACAATAGAGTATGAACAACAAAGTATTTCCTTTACAGTCAGTGTAGGGATAGCCCAATTTGATCCTGCATTTGAACAACATACGCAGTGGTTAGAGCGAGTAGATAAGGCCCTATACCAAGCAAAAACGGGCGGCCGCAATCAAGTGGTTATTGCCTAG
- a CDS encoding AmpG family muropeptide MFS transporter, translating into MNNKTLRQALLNKRMLICICTGFSSGLPLYLLIQFVPAWLRSADIDLSTIGLINLVLFPYTWKFIWSPVMDRFVVPFLGRRRGWMFITQIALILLMSLLSFYDPATEISHIIVIVAAIAFFSASQDIVIDAYRRELLPDDELGAGNGFYAQAYRISSFVPGSLAMILAGFYPWSVAHLSIAVFMLVGLVTTLMIDETSKAGDEPKTLRSAVVEPFVEFFQRQGWQQAVLILLFIMFYKLGDSMATALETPFFLDMGFSTVEIGSIAKIAKTIGATAGTILGGIIMVKLGINRSLWIFGVFQLISILGYVMLSMVGYNHLVLAVASGFEYFGVGLGSVALIAFMAKSTNRHFTATQFALFSSIASVPRTFVSAGTGYIIESIGYTQFFMLCFVCALPGMAMLLKIAPWNTKASES; encoded by the coding sequence ATGAATAATAAAACGTTACGCCAGGCGTTATTAAATAAACGCATGCTCATTTGTATTTGCACTGGCTTTTCCTCCGGTCTCCCCTTGTATTTACTGATCCAATTTGTACCTGCTTGGCTGCGCTCTGCAGACATCGATCTGTCTACGATTGGGTTAATTAACCTAGTACTTTTTCCTTACACGTGGAAGTTTATATGGTCTCCGGTGATGGACCGTTTCGTGGTCCCATTTTTAGGTCGGCGACGGGGATGGATGTTTATCACCCAAATTGCACTTATCCTATTGATGAGCCTATTGTCTTTCTACGACCCTGCCACGGAAATCAGTCACATTATCGTTATTGTTGCGGCTATTGCATTTTTCAGTGCAAGCCAAGATATCGTCATTGATGCCTATCGACGGGAATTATTACCCGATGATGAACTGGGGGCAGGTAACGGGTTTTACGCTCAAGCCTATCGCATATCGTCTTTTGTACCCGGTTCATTGGCGATGATTTTGGCCGGTTTTTATCCTTGGTCAGTGGCTCATTTGAGCATCGCAGTCTTTATGCTGGTTGGCTTGGTCACAACTTTGATGATAGATGAAACCTCTAAAGCTGGGGATGAACCCAAAACATTACGCTCAGCTGTGGTTGAGCCGTTTGTAGAGTTTTTCCAGCGTCAAGGCTGGCAACAAGCCGTACTTATTCTATTGTTCATCATGTTTTATAAGTTAGGCGATAGTATGGCGACTGCGCTGGAAACGCCGTTCTTTTTAGATATGGGGTTTTCCACTGTTGAAATTGGGTCAATAGCCAAAATTGCCAAAACCATAGGAGCGACTGCTGGCACGATATTAGGTGGGATCATAATGGTTAAGTTGGGGATTAATCGCAGCTTATGGATTTTTGGCGTTTTTCAACTGATCTCCATTTTGGGTTACGTGATGCTATCTATGGTGGGTTATAACCATCTCGTTTTAGCAGTAGCCAGCGGCTTTGAGTACTTTGGAGTGGGCTTAGGTTCAGTTGCTTTAATTGCATTTATGGCTAAATCAACCAACCGACATTTTACCGCTACCCAATTTGCATTATTTTCCAGTATCGCATCTGTCCCTCGAACATTTGTGAGTGCGGGGACAGGCTATATTATTGAATCAATTGGCTACACACAATTCTTTATGCTGTGCTTTGTGTGCGCTTTGCCTGGCATGGCTATGCTGTTGAAAATAGCCCCTTGGAATACTAAAGCCAGCGAATCATAA